A stretch of Chitinophaga caeni DNA encodes these proteins:
- a CDS encoding S66 peptidase family protein, which produces MDRKNFLSLVCTAGAGAAIPLPSKASNIPDESLPLKIPPYLKRGDIIGITCPAGYITYDDILPAIRIMKDWGFEVRIGKTVGDRYYTFGGTDEHRLDDFQTLLDDPEVKAIMCARGGYGIARIIDDIDFSKFRKRPKWLIGFSDITVLHCHLDRNLQVASLHSKMCNSFPEDFTGASQEVQATILSIKEALTGQRMVYNAAYNEQNRPGKGRGKLIGGNLSMLQSIAATRSDIHTKGKILFLEDTGEYLYSLDRMMGNLQRSGKLDQLAGLLIGGFTKIKPDDPGEEFGKSIYEIVMEKIAGINFPVCFDFPVGHIKNNYALKCGIIHELNVAENGDSSLVEIR; this is translated from the coding sequence ATGGATAGAAAAAATTTTTTATCGCTAGTATGTACGGCCGGGGCAGGGGCCGCCATTCCATTGCCGAGCAAGGCAAGTAATATTCCGGATGAAAGTTTGCCTTTAAAAATTCCACCCTATTTAAAAAGGGGAGATATAATCGGTATAACATGCCCTGCCGGTTACATTACCTACGATGATATATTACCTGCCATCAGGATAATGAAAGATTGGGGCTTTGAAGTCCGCATCGGCAAAACTGTAGGGGATCGCTATTACACTTTCGGCGGGACGGACGAGCACCGGCTGGATGATTTTCAAACACTCCTAGATGACCCGGAAGTCAAAGCCATCATGTGTGCCAGGGGAGGATACGGGATCGCCAGGATTATAGATGATATTGATTTTTCAAAGTTTCGCAAACGCCCTAAATGGTTAATCGGTTTTAGCGATATCACGGTTTTGCATTGCCACCTGGATAGAAACCTACAGGTAGCGTCCTTGCATTCCAAGATGTGTAATAGTTTCCCTGAAGATTTTACCGGTGCGAGCCAAGAAGTGCAGGCAACGATCTTGTCGATCAAGGAAGCACTAACAGGACAAAGAATGGTTTACAATGCGGCATATAATGAACAAAACAGGCCCGGGAAAGGAAGGGGCAAGTTAATCGGTGGCAATTTGTCGATGCTGCAAAGCATAGCAGCCACCCGTTCTGACATTCATACGAAAGGTAAAATCCTCTTTTTGGAAGATACCGGCGAATACCTTTATAGCCTGGATCGTATGATGGGCAATTTACAACGCTCTGGTAAATTGGATCAACTAGCAGGTTTGCTAATTGGTGGATTCACAAAGATCAAACCCGATGATCCGGGAGAAGAGTTCGGAAAAAGCATATACGAAATTGTAATGGAGAAAATTGCAGGGATAAATTTCCCCGTGTGTTTTGATTTTCCCGTTGGGCATATCAAGAATAATTATGCTTTGAAATGCGGTATCATACATGAACTCAACGTAGCGGAAAACGGCGACAGCAGCCTCGTTGAAATCCGTTAA
- a CDS encoding SIR2 family NAD-dependent protein deacylase → MDRKPKLVVLTGAGISAESGLKTFRDSGGLWEGYDIEEVATPEAWERNPKLVLEFYNLRRDEVRKAQPNRAHLALASLENEFDITIITQNIDDLHERAGSSQVLHLHGLINKMRSDLDVHRLYDVGEKISIGDLAPDGGQFRPHVVWFGEAVPMMGTSMQVVQEADIFLLVGTSLNVYPAAGLIHYIPKTAHKFVIDKQVPKIGDELGFTIIEAPATEGIEDFLDYIKML, encoded by the coding sequence ATGGATCGCAAACCTAAATTGGTGGTATTAACCGGGGCGGGCATTAGCGCTGAAAGTGGTTTAAAAACATTCCGCGATAGCGGTGGATTATGGGAAGGTTATGATATCGAGGAAGTGGCAACCCCGGAAGCATGGGAACGGAATCCCAAGCTGGTATTAGAATTTTATAATTTACGCCGCGATGAAGTGAGAAAAGCACAACCTAACAGGGCACACCTCGCGCTGGCTTCCCTGGAAAACGAATTCGATATTACCATTATAACGCAAAATATAGATGACCTGCACGAAAGGGCCGGTTCTTCCCAGGTGCTGCACCTCCATGGACTTATCAACAAGATGAGAAGCGATTTGGATGTACATAGGTTATATGATGTCGGTGAAAAAATCAGCATCGGGGATCTTGCGCCGGATGGTGGACAGTTCCGTCCACACGTAGTTTGGTTCGGTGAAGCCGTTCCGATGATGGGAACTTCTATGCAGGTAGTGCAGGAGGCAGATATCTTTTTACTGGTAGGGACATCGCTGAATGTTTACCCCGCTGCCGGGCTTATACATTATATTCCCAAAACCGCACATAAATTTGTTATAGACAAACAGGTTCCCAAGATCGGGGATGAGCTTGGATTTACGATCATTGAAGCGCCGGCAACCGAAGGTATCGAAGATTTTCTTGATTATATTAAGATGTTATAA
- a CDS encoding TonB-dependent receptor — MKCLYTVLLIVGGSIAVTAQSKKSLDGKVSLELDSVKISALVNAIERQQPVFFYYDSAGLSGINLSVHVKDKPLDEALSIAFDTSGLFFSADDDGHIFITVGQAISMNPGTTTLKPGGAAATLPGSALQTASPPTAGTFVPPARLSSEDNKLYTIGTASDHYGEGKATLSGYIRHNETGEGISGASITVEGTPLRVISDQYGYYVVTLPRGARVLHVSYLGMADTRRKLRVFGDGKLNVRMDNYVTALKEVRISGEKSSNVRSTVVGMQKVDIKTVKELPRLMGEADVVRVLQTLPGVTSVGEGSTGMNVRGGAVDQNLVMFDGATIFSPSHFFGFFSGFNAGVVKDAELYKSSIPARYGGRLSSVLEVVTREGNREKFSGSGGIGPLSGNLTLEGPIGKKTTFIAGGRSTYSDWALNLLDDDRYKNSSAAFYDLNAKITHRFNDRNTLYLSGYWSKDRFKLDGDTLYRYGNRNAVLKWKHFFNDRAFGLFSAGYDYYDFDMESDRSTVNDFRFRFNISQLHANYDLVYTLDNTHKLTAGLSATRYELQPGEYRAVGKGQALPRGVQGERGLDAAAYIGDLVKVSADLSIDLGLRFNYYSYLGPHDVYSYIPGAPREVNNITDTVTRSGNIKGYMGLEPRVALRYSLNGNTSIKLAYNRTRQNIHMLSNTTAISPLDTWKLSDEFIKPGTGDQLALGLYKNFRDNSIETSVEVYYKRIRHAVTYKNNAELFLNDHIETDIANANGRAYGIEFLVKKTSGKLNGWFAYTYSRTELQMDDPLVPEPINGGAYFPADYDKPHVVNLVANYKVSHRFSMSLLGNYSTGRPITLPVARYYYGGSYRVLYSNRNAHRVPGYFRTDFSVNIEGSHKRKKLAHSSFTLGVYNLTGRRNPYSVYYISEEGKVNGYKLSIFGSAIPFATYNFKF, encoded by the coding sequence ATGAAGTGTTTATACACGGTATTACTTATCGTGGGCGGTAGCATTGCCGTTACTGCCCAATCGAAAAAATCGCTGGATGGCAAGGTCAGCCTGGAGCTCGACAGCGTGAAGATCTCCGCCTTGGTGAATGCCATCGAGCGGCAACAACCCGTATTTTTTTATTACGATAGCGCCGGGTTATCCGGTATCAACCTCAGCGTTCACGTGAAGGATAAACCCCTGGACGAAGCGCTTTCGATCGCCTTCGATACCTCGGGGCTCTTCTTTTCCGCCGATGACGACGGGCATATTTTTATCACGGTGGGCCAAGCTATCAGCATGAACCCCGGCACCACCACCCTGAAGCCGGGCGGGGCGGCAGCGACCTTACCGGGAAGTGCCCTGCAAACGGCAAGCCCGCCTACCGCCGGTACTTTCGTCCCCCCGGCGAGGCTCTCTTCGGAAGACAATAAACTCTACACCATAGGCACCGCTTCCGACCATTACGGCGAAGGCAAGGCCACGCTCTCCGGCTATATACGCCATAATGAAACCGGGGAGGGTATCAGCGGCGCTTCCATCACCGTGGAAGGCACACCGCTGCGCGTGATCAGTGACCAGTACGGTTATTACGTGGTTACCCTGCCCAGGGGGGCGAGGGTACTGCACGTCAGCTACCTCGGCATGGCCGACACCCGCCGCAAGCTGCGCGTGTTCGGGGATGGCAAACTCAATGTCCGCATGGATAATTACGTCACCGCGCTCAAGGAAGTGCGGATCTCCGGCGAGAAATCTTCCAACGTGCGTTCCACCGTGGTCGGTATGCAGAAGGTCGATATCAAGACCGTCAAGGAATTGCCGCGGCTGATGGGCGAGGCCGACGTGGTGCGCGTGCTGCAAACCCTGCCCGGCGTAACCAGCGTGGGCGAAGGCAGCACGGGCATGAACGTGCGCGGTGGCGCCGTGGACCAGAACCTCGTCATGTTCGACGGTGCGACCATCTTTAGCCCCTCGCATTTCTTCGGTTTCTTCTCGGGCTTCAACGCGGGGGTGGTCAAGGATGCCGAGCTCTACAAGAGCAGCATACCGGCGCGTTACGGCGGTAGGCTTTCCTCCGTGCTGGAGGTAGTGACCCGCGAGGGCAACCGCGAGAAATTCTCCGGGAGCGGCGGCATCGGGCCGCTCAGCGGCAACCTCACCCTGGAGGGACCTATCGGCAAAAAAACGACCTTCATCGCGGGGGGCCGGTCTACCTATTCCGACTGGGCACTCAACCTCCTCGATGACGATAGGTACAAGAACAGCAGCGCTGCCTTTTACGACCTCAATGCCAAGATCACGCACCGCTTCAACGACCGCAACACGCTGTACCTGTCCGGTTACTGGAGCAAGGACCGCTTCAAGCTGGACGGTGATACGCTCTACCGCTACGGTAACCGCAACGCCGTGCTGAAATGGAAACATTTCTTCAATGACCGTGCCTTCGGGCTGTTCAGCGCCGGTTACGATTACTATGACTTCGATATGGAAAGCGACCGCTCCACCGTGAACGATTTCCGCTTCCGTTTCAATATATCCCAACTGCATGCTAACTACGACCTCGTGTACACGCTGGATAATACGCACAAGCTCACCGCCGGGCTATCGGCCACGCGCTACGAGCTGCAACCCGGCGAGTACCGCGCGGTGGGCAAGGGCCAGGCATTACCCCGCGGCGTGCAGGGCGAACGGGGACTGGATGCCGCCGCTTACATCGGGGACCTGGTCAAGGTGAGCGCCGACCTCTCCATCGACCTGGGGCTACGGTTCAACTATTACTCCTACCTGGGGCCACACGATGTCTACAGCTACATCCCGGGCGCCCCGCGCGAAGTAAATAATATCACGGATACGGTTACACGTTCCGGCAACATCAAGGGTTACATGGGGCTGGAACCGAGGGTAGCGCTGCGCTATAGCCTTAACGGCAATACCAGCATCAAGCTGGCTTATAACCGTACCCGCCAGAACATCCACATGTTGAGCAATACCACGGCGATCAGCCCGCTGGACACCTGGAAGCTCAGCGATGAATTTATCAAGCCGGGCACCGGGGATCAACTGGCGCTGGGGCTGTACAAAAATTTCAGGGACAACAGCATCGAGACGAGCGTGGAAGTATATTACAAGCGCATACGCCACGCCGTTACCTACAAGAACAACGCGGAGTTATTCCTCAACGACCATATCGAGACGGACATCGCCAACGCTAACGGCAGGGCCTACGGCATCGAGTTCCTGGTGAAGAAGACCTCCGGTAAACTCAACGGCTGGTTTGCCTACACCTATTCCCGCACGGAGTTGCAGATGGACGACCCGCTCGTGCCGGAGCCGATTAACGGCGGCGCGTATTTCCCCGCCGACTACGATAAACCGCACGTGGTGAACCTGGTGGCCAATTACAAGGTATCGCACCGTTTCAGCATGTCGCTGCTCGGCAATTACAGCACCGGCAGGCCCATCACGCTGCCGGTGGCAAGGTATTACTACGGCGGCTCCTACAGGGTGCTTTACAGCAACCGTAACGCGCACCGGGTGCCGGGTTATTTCAGGACGGACTTCAGCGTGAACATAGAGGGTAGCCACAAGCGGAAGAAATTGGCACAT
- a CDS encoding porin family protein: MKSQTAGIYTPSWEHHIIAGLNIGGTSPIPLPNTIRKIYSWKPTFAPSLGYELGYRFHEKMAVAIGVGLDYKGMDVKDSVLYFPTVINVTEGGQTGTFEGTFTGRNKTEIRNAYVNIPVSFVFIPDENWRVKAGVYMAWLFSSQFSGNVSNGYIRNGGPTGEKIIVDKAEFDFGDEVRSFDFGVRVAGERRLGKKLNLQAQLNWGLRPVFPSSFKGMDFPMYNIYFQLGVSYKM; this comes from the coding sequence GTGAAATCCCAAACGGCCGGTATATATACACCTAGTTGGGAACACCATATCATAGCGGGCCTTAACATCGGCGGCACCAGTCCTATACCATTGCCGAATACCATCCGCAAGATTTATAGTTGGAAGCCGACGTTTGCCCCATCGCTAGGGTATGAACTAGGTTACCGCTTCCATGAAAAGATGGCTGTTGCTATCGGCGTAGGGCTCGATTACAAAGGGATGGACGTGAAGGATAGCGTCTTGTACTTCCCGACTGTAATCAATGTAACCGAAGGCGGGCAAACGGGAACATTTGAAGGAACATTTACGGGCAGGAATAAAACTGAAATCCGTAATGCATATGTAAACATTCCTGTTAGTTTTGTTTTTATTCCGGATGAAAATTGGCGTGTTAAAGCGGGAGTTTACATGGCTTGGCTTTTTAGTAGCCAGTTTTCCGGGAACGTATCGAATGGTTATATTCGAAACGGTGGTCCTACCGGTGAAAAGATTATTGTTGATAAGGCAGAATTTGATTTTGGAGACGAGGTGCGTAGTTTTGACTTCGGGGTAAGGGTTGCCGGGGAAAGGCGCCTGGGAAAGAAACTCAATTTGCAGGCGCAATTGAACTGGGGCTTAAGACCGGTATTCCCTTCAAGTTTCAAAGGGATGGATTTCCCGATGTATAATATTTATTTTCAACTGGGTGTTAGTTACAAGATGTAA
- a CDS encoding gamma-glutamyl-gamma-aminobutyrate hydrolase family protein (Members of this family of hydrolases with an active site Cys residue belong to MEROPS family C26.) has protein sequence MKTIGIVGYRHDESQFFGASAPYLEFITRFGKPRILMPQDDVLNVDLLLVPGGLDVAPLAYGAAPGYRTTNQDVFKQYFYDTKLDGYIDAEIPIFGICGGFQMLSAKFGSKLEQHLPYHPKSAKRTEPVHTVLPTEQASMLGREEFEVNSLHHQGLLLSQVGPDLKVLAVANTLEYINDSIVEAFGHRDKLIAAVQWHPEEYLDLFSCTLIESLLKLQKIW, from the coding sequence ATGAAAACCATTGGTATTGTTGGATACCGCCATGATGAGAGCCAGTTTTTTGGCGCCTCGGCTCCCTACCTTGAATTTATTACCCGCTTCGGGAAACCCAGGATCTTGATGCCACAGGATGATGTATTGAATGTAGACCTGTTACTCGTTCCCGGCGGACTGGATGTTGCCCCCCTGGCTTACGGGGCGGCTCCCGGTTATAGAACTACTAACCAGGATGTATTTAAACAATATTTTTACGATACCAAACTAGATGGATACATTGATGCGGAAATACCTATTTTCGGTATCTGTGGCGGTTTCCAGATGTTGTCGGCCAAGTTCGGTTCCAAGTTGGAGCAACACCTGCCTTATCATCCCAAAAGTGCAAAAAGAACAGAACCCGTGCACACCGTTTTGCCAACGGAACAGGCTTCAATGCTCGGACGGGAAGAGTTTGAGGTTAACTCATTACACCATCAAGGGTTATTATTAAGTCAAGTTGGCCCGGACTTAAAAGTGTTGGCTGTCGCTAATACGCTGGAGTATATAAATGATAGCATCGTTGAAGCTTTCGGACACCGGGATAAACTGATTGCCGCGGTGCAGTGGCACCCCGAAGAATATCTCGATTTATTTAGTTGTACACTGATAGAGAGCTTGCTGAAGCTCCAAAAAATCTGGTAA
- a CDS encoding glycosyltransferase, whose protein sequence is MHQDISVIIPIYNRPGEAAELLESLSKQTDRDFELVMVEDGSSIPCKSVCDRFADQLRISYYFKENGGPGKARNYGMAKAKGDFFVILDSDCIIPAHYIATLKNQLKEGLRFYGGPDDTLPTFTLMQKAVNYTMTAFITTGGIRGGKKKVAKYFPRSFNMGFVKEMYDRIGGFIDMYYGEDLDFSMRAIDHGYQPVLIPSLYVFHKRRTSFRSFSRQVYRMGYARIIISKLHPGSLKLPHAAPAVFFIALLACLFLSLLTINIWWMAPFACYAVMVFLDATLRNRSLTVGILAVVAAFTQHCSYGYGFVKAIITGAKFKAKS, encoded by the coding sequence ATGCACCAGGATATATCCGTCATCATACCCATTTACAATAGGCCGGGAGAAGCAGCAGAATTATTAGAAAGCCTTTCTAAACAAACTGACCGCGATTTCGAATTGGTGATGGTGGAAGATGGTTCTTCTATTCCCTGTAAAAGCGTTTGCGACCGGTTTGCCGACCAACTGCGCATATCTTATTATTTTAAAGAAAACGGTGGTCCCGGCAAGGCGCGGAACTACGGTATGGCAAAAGCAAAGGGAGATTTTTTCGTTATCCTGGACTCGGATTGCATTATACCGGCGCATTATATAGCCACGCTAAAAAATCAATTAAAAGAAGGTCTCCGCTTTTACGGTGGGCCAGACGATACGCTACCTACCTTCACGCTGATGCAAAAAGCAGTTAATTATACGATGACGGCTTTTATTACTACCGGCGGCATCAGGGGCGGCAAAAAGAAAGTAGCTAAATATTTTCCCAGGAGCTTTAATATGGGCTTTGTAAAAGAAATGTATGACCGTATCGGTGGATTCATCGATATGTATTACGGGGAAGATTTAGATTTCAGCATGCGTGCGATCGATCATGGCTATCAACCTGTATTGATTCCCTCGCTCTATGTTTTTCACAAGCGGAGAACCAGCTTCCGGAGTTTTTCGAGGCAAGTATACCGGATGGGGTATGCCCGTATCATTATTTCCAAGCTACATCCCGGTAGTTTGAAATTACCGCACGCGGCTCCGGCGGTATTTTTTATTGCTTTATTGGCTTGTTTATTCTTAAGCTTGCTAACAATTAATATTTGGTGGATGGCGCCTTTCGCCTGTTACGCCGTCATGGTATTTCTCGATGCTACCTTGCGTAACCGTTCCCTTACCGTGGGAATATTGGCTGTTGTTGCAGCATTTACACAACACTGTTCTTACGGTTACGGGTTTGTAAAAGCTATTATAACCGGGGCCAAGTTTAAAGCCAAATCTTAA
- a CDS encoding FUSC family protein produces MKQGKKNNRLRLNLDKERVKRILVYASKCTVGALIVVLLSKSLHYEDYIWCLISVMLVLSPDGSDAMSLAITRIKANIVGAISGLSMLYLHQDKIIMLCFAIIITVALCNLLKLEVATRTALAATIIVMTHPTGPHVYDASVERVLSVLVGCSIGLLITFAFHNKYILKPVEHTKDSNEA; encoded by the coding sequence ATGAAGCAAGGTAAGAAAAATAACAGACTTAGGCTCAACCTCGATAAAGAGCGGGTAAAAAGGATATTGGTATATGCATCGAAATGTACGGTAGGTGCATTGATTGTTGTTTTACTTTCAAAGTCTTTGCATTACGAAGACTATATCTGGTGTTTAATTTCCGTGATGTTAGTTTTAAGTCCGGATGGCAGCGATGCCATGTCATTAGCGATCACTAGGATCAAGGCAAATATCGTCGGCGCCATTTCGGGTTTAAGCATGCTTTACCTCCACCAAGATAAAATCATCATGTTATGTTTCGCTATCATTATAACGGTGGCGCTATGCAACTTACTGAAATTAGAAGTGGCAACAAGAACGGCACTGGCTGCAACCATCATAGTAATGACGCACCCAACGGGCCCGCATGTTTACGATGCATCGGTTGAAAGGGTGTTATCGGTATTAGTAGGATGTAGTATCGGCCTGCTAATCACGTTTGCTTTTCACAATAAATATATATTAAAACCGGTCGAGCATACTAAAGACAGCAACGAAGCATAA
- a CDS encoding MmcQ/YjbR family DNA-binding protein, which yields MDIEQFREFCLTLKGTSEGFPFGEETLVFYVAGKMFALTDVTSFESVNLKCDPGEAIELRERYPAIIPGYHMNKKHWNTIINDGSISNSMMKKLIQDSYDLVFAKLPKKTRESIGDK from the coding sequence ATGGATATAGAACAATTCAGGGAATTTTGTTTAACATTGAAGGGTACGAGCGAAGGTTTCCCTTTCGGGGAAGAAACATTGGTATTTTACGTGGCAGGTAAGATGTTCGCTTTAACTGATGTTACTAGCTTTGAAAGTGTAAACTTGAAATGTGATCCCGGTGAAGCAATAGAATTAAGGGAACGCTACCCCGCTATCATCCCCGGTTACCATATGAATAAAAAACATTGGAACACTATTATCAACGATGGCAGTATTTCCAATTCTATGATGAAAAAACTTATACAAGATTCTTATGATCTTGTATTTGCGAAACTCCCTAAGAAAACGAGGGAAAGTATTGGAGATAAATAA
- a CDS encoding PCMD domain-containing protein — MKRSTWLCWEKCKWSNILYGFTCIVTLQLSSCIKDAPLNPEADIESFVVDSSLTTGDVFIDQANSKIMLYLKESAYESGLAPSITVSDGATVSPATGDSIHFNQPITYTVTSASKTSTKVYKVEVVQTGTWDFDFEYWDKNERDQYEFPVEEDGTVLWSSGNPGVALSGVPKRPDAYPLRQTTDSRFGNTAAELVTLKGTTLSSLFGVKLFAGSLFLGIFDSQNALLEPLKATRFGQPISKGIPEFFTGYYKYTPGENFQDKDGNILPGITDSCALYAVIYSGTERLDATNIHNSPRIIATAYLPDGSRREAYTHFSIPFTYIRQPADGDDFMLTIVASSSRDGDQYRGAIGSRLVVDSLSIKMKP, encoded by the coding sequence ATGAAAAGATCTACCTGGTTATGCTGGGAAAAATGTAAATGGAGTAATATTTTATATGGCTTTACCTGTATTGTTACATTGCAACTTTCTTCCTGTATTAAAGATGCACCGCTAAATCCCGAGGCTGATATCGAATCTTTCGTGGTCGACTCTTCTTTAACTACGGGGGATGTTTTCATCGACCAGGCGAATTCTAAAATTATGCTTTATTTGAAAGAGAGCGCTTACGAATCCGGCTTAGCGCCCTCGATCACCGTTTCCGATGGTGCTACGGTAAGCCCCGCTACCGGTGATTCAATACATTTCAATCAGCCAATTACTTACACGGTTACTTCGGCAAGTAAAACCTCGACAAAGGTGTACAAGGTAGAAGTTGTACAAACCGGCACCTGGGATTTTGATTTTGAATATTGGGATAAGAACGAAAGGGATCAATACGAATTCCCGGTAGAAGAGGATGGTACGGTATTGTGGTCCTCCGGGAATCCCGGCGTAGCGCTATCAGGTGTACCTAAACGTCCGGATGCTTATCCCCTGCGGCAAACTACGGATTCCAGGTTTGGAAATACAGCCGCCGAGCTGGTCACTTTGAAAGGTACCACCCTTTCTAGCTTATTCGGCGTTAAGCTTTTTGCCGGCTCACTTTTCCTCGGCATATTCGATTCGCAGAATGCCTTGCTTGAACCGTTGAAGGCAACAAGGTTCGGGCAGCCTATCTCCAAGGGGATACCGGAATTTTTTACCGGCTATTACAAGTACACGCCCGGCGAAAACTTCCAGGATAAGGATGGGAATATTTTACCCGGGATCACGGATTCTTGCGCCTTATACGCTGTAATCTATTCCGGTACCGAACGCTTGGACGCTACGAATATCCATAACTCTCCCAGGATTATTGCTACGGCTTATTTGCCTGATGGCTCAAGGAGGGAAGCATATACACACTTCTCTATCCCTTTTACTTATATAAGGCAACCCGCTGACGGTGATGATTTTATGTTAACGATCGTTGCTTCTTCGAGCCGGGATGGGGACCAATACCGCGGGGCTATCGGCAGCCGGTTGGTAGTCGACAGTTTGTCAATCAAAATGAAACCTTAA
- a CDS encoding Bax inhibitor-1/YccA family protein, whose product MDLFKSSNPVLTEKSIKDAARLDYTERMTVNGTIGKVGFLLFLLVAAGAFSWSMAARGVAITAMLYGGAIVGLILAIVMTFKKTLSPILAPVYALAEGLFLGAISMLFESLYNGIVLQAVGITIGVFFCMLFLYRARIIRATERFKSIMFVAISGIAVFYLVAFGLSFFGIYIPFLSEGSPLGIGFSVVVAGIAALSLILDFDRIEEGANYGLPKYYEWYAGFGLLVTIIWLYLEILRLLSKLQSRN is encoded by the coding sequence ATGGACTTATTTAAATCTAGCAATCCCGTACTTACGGAAAAATCGATTAAAGACGCAGCCAGGTTAGATTACACGGAAAGAATGACCGTGAACGGCACGATTGGCAAAGTAGGTTTCTTACTGTTCCTGCTGGTAGCCGCGGGCGCATTTTCTTGGTCAATGGCAGCGAGGGGTGTAGCCATAACAGCCATGTTATACGGCGGCGCTATCGTTGGATTGATCTTGGCGATCGTAATGACTTTCAAGAAAACATTATCACCCATATTAGCCCCGGTATATGCGTTAGCAGAGGGATTATTCTTAGGAGCAATTTCCATGCTATTTGAATCCTTATACAACGGGATCGTATTGCAAGCAGTAGGCATCACGATCGGCGTATTCTTCTGCATGCTGTTCCTTTACAGGGCCAGGATCATCAGGGCAACAGAGCGATTTAAATCCATCATGTTCGTTGCTATTTCAGGGATCGCCGTATTTTACCTGGTTGCTTTTGGATTGAGTTTTTTCGGTATTTATATTCCTTTCTTATCGGAAGGCAGTCCTTTAGGTATCGGTTTTTCCGTTGTTGTAGCGGGAATTGCGGCATTGAGTCTAATCCTGGATTTCGATAGGATAGAGGAAGGGGCAAATTATGGATTGCCTAAGTATTACGAGTGGTATGCGGGCTTTGGCTTACTGGTTACCATTATCTGGTTGTACCTTGAAATTTTGAGATTACTATCAAAATTGCAAAGCCGCAATTAA